The sequence below is a genomic window from Denitratisoma sp. DHT3.
TGGGATCGGAAAAGCTCGCGCACCACCCGCTTGATGGCATTGCGCTGCACGGCGCGGCGAGCATTCCGTTTGGGTACCACCAATCCCAACCGCGGCGAATCCAGCAGGTTGGGACGATAGTGCAAATCAAACCGGACGCCCCGCAATACGCGACGGTAGGCAAACACCGCCCCGAACTCTCCGGCCTGACGCAACCTGTGCTCGGGGCGGAAGCGATATTCTCCCGCCACCCGACAGACTCCTTAGACGCTCAGACGATGACGGCCTTTGGCGCGGCGAGCACGAATCACCGCACGACCACCGCGGGTGCGCATGCGAACGAGGAAACCATGGGTACGCTTGCGGCGC
It includes:
- the rpmH gene encoding 50S ribosomal protein L34 → MKRTYQPSVVRRKRTHGFLVRMRTRGGRAVIRARRAKGRHRLSV
- the rnpA gene encoding ribonuclease P protein component encodes the protein MAGEYRFRPEHRLRQAGEFGAVFAYRRVLRGVRFDLHYRPNLLDSPRLGLVVPKRNARRAVQRNAIKRVVRELFRSQRSRLPAYDLIFRLARPSQTPDDRVLWKDEIEALLGRLPRNGST